Proteins encoded by one window of Chrysemys picta bellii isolate R12L10 chromosome 10, ASM1138683v2, whole genome shotgun sequence:
- the LOC135973982 gene encoding uncharacterized protein LOC135973982, which yields MGQKTSSQVVLGTASPPPSLLPPCMKATDGRQPFSRLFSWVGEHCRLHTTASMEPAELKTAVMNIVNTSRVLVEFMLSQDQKNEARRQQRRQRSDKHDEDIDMDMDTDTDTEFCETMGPGALEIMLLMGQILSMERRFWARETSTDWWDRIVLQVWDDSQWLRNFRMRKGTFMELCDLLSPALKRQNTKMRAALTVEKRVAIALWKLATPDSYRSVGNQFGVGKSTVGAAVMQVAKAITQVLLRKLVTLENVQAIVDGFAAMGFPNCGGVIDGTHIPILAPEHQATEYINRKGYFSMVLQALVDHKGCFTNINAGWAGRVHDARVFRNTTLFKGLQQGTYFPDQKITVGDVEMPIVILGDPAYPLMSWLMKPYTGSLDRSQELFNYRLSKCRMVVECAFGRLKGRWRSLLTRSDLSQRNLPIVISACCVLHNLCESKGETFMAGWEAETNRLAADYAQPDTRAIRRAHQEALCIREALKTSFMTGQATV from the coding sequence atgggacaaaaaacatcgtcgcaggtggttctgggtacagcctcacctcctccctccctcctccctccctgcatgaaagcaacggacggcagacaaccattttcgcgccttttttcctgggtgggtgaacactgcagactccataccacggcaagcatggagcccgctgagctcaagacagcagtcatgaacattgtaaacacctcgcgcgttctcgtggagtttatgctcagccaggaccagaaaaacgaggcgaggaggcagcagcggcggcagcgcagcgacaagcatgatgaggacattgacatggacatggacacggacacggatacagaattctgtgaaaccatgggccccggtgctttggagatcatgttgttaatggggcagattctatccatggaacgccgattctgggcaagggaaacaagcacagactggtgggaccgcatagtgttgcaggtctgggacgattcccagtggctgcggaactttcgcatgcgtaagggcactttcatggaactttgtgacttgctgtcccctgccctgaaacgccagaataccaagatgagagcagccctcacagttgagaagcgagtggcgatagccctgtggaagcttgcaacgccagacagctaccggtcagtcgggaatcaatttggagtgggcaaatctactgtgggggctgctgtgatgcaagtagccaaagcaatcactcaggtgctgctacgaaagttagtgactctggaaaatgtgcaggctatagtggatggttttgctgcaatgggattccctaactgtggtggggtgatagacggaacccatatccctatcttggcaccggagcaccaagccaccgagtacataaaccgcaaggggtacttttcaatggtgctgcaagcacttgtggatcacaagggatgtttcaccaacatcaacgcgggctgggcgggaagggttcatgacgctcgcgtcttcaggaacactactctgtttaaagggctgcagcaagggacttactttccggaccagaaaataaccgttggggatgttgaaatgccaatagttattcttggggacccagcctaccccttaatgtcatggctcatgaagccgtacacaggcagcctggacaggagtcaggagctgtttaactacaggctaagcaagtgcagaatggtggtagaatgtgcatttggccgtttaaaaggtcgctggcgatcattattgactcgctctgacctcagccaaagaaatctccccattgttatttctgcttgctgtgtgctccacaatctctgtgaaagtaagggggagacctttatggcggggtgggaggctgagacaaatcgcctggctgctgattacgcgcagccagacaccagggcgattagaagagcacaccaggaagcgctgtgcatcagagaagctttaaaaaccagtttcatgactggccaggctacagtgtga